From Candidatus Atelocyanobacterium thalassa isolate ALOHA, a single genomic window includes:
- a CDS encoding DUF4168 domain-containing protein, with protein MVKRTLLQRKGVLIICMIFLQLFTLKYSPKIIAQSSSTEIDDSVVIKDEQLKKFTVAIKSLQIIDKTTQLEILKVMEKMEMSPEEFMKIGQQEKNKLSPNIEKQTKFEETLNIIKKINEEDRLKKREAIKNAGLEVSQFNKIGKLVESDPKLQKVVVRLLGT; from the coding sequence ATGGTTAAACGAACATTATTACAAAGAAAAGGTGTCTTAATTATCTGCATGATTTTTTTGCAACTATTTACTTTAAAGTATTCGCCGAAAATAATTGCTCAATCTTCTTCTACAGAGATTGATGACAGTGTTGTTATTAAGGATGAACAGCTAAAAAAATTCACTGTAGCTATTAAAAGCTTACAAATAATTGATAAAACAACTCAACTAGAAATACTGAAAGTTATGGAAAAGATGGAAATGTCTCCAGAAGAATTTATGAAAATTGGGCAACAAGAAAAAAACAAACTCAGCCCTAATATAGAAAAACAAACTAAGTTTGAAGAAACCCTCAATATCATTAAAAAAATTAATGAAGAAGATCGTTTAAAGAAACGAGAAGCTATAAAAAATGCAGGGTTAGAAGTTTCCCAATTTAATAAAATCGGGAAACTGGTTGAAAGTGATCCGAAATTACAGAAGGTAGTTGTAAGACTTTTAGGAACTTAA
- a CDS encoding ABC1 kinase family protein — MLHSILFLENLNFKIAKINIYSNHPFKESKEDLDNYIEKNYRYNPEAINKYYRKHIFKVAKRLILLLSSFSSFTFKLWWGRLIGKNIKEDINQAIHLREILTKLGPTYIKIGQALSTRPDLVPPVYLNELTCLQDKLPSFPDEIAYRFIKEELGHSAQSIYQELSDTPIAAASLGQVYKGKLATGELVAIKVQRPGLLHCITLDIYILRHISHWLQNHFSFIHSDLVAITDELAERIFEEIDYVKEGNNAEEFARHYSHLPEIYVPKIHWKYTARRVLTMEWIEGTKLTHIEEIQAQGIEATHLVEIGVHCSLCQLLEYGLFHADPHPGNLLAMKDGKLAYLDFGMMSRIESYQRYGFIEAVVHLVNRDFDALAHDYVKLGFLEPEVDLTPITIALKEIFSNALGSSVAELNFKNITDQMSNIMYDFPFKVPAYYALILRSMVTLEGIAIGIDPNFKVLSKAYSYVAKRLLTDSSPELRISLKDLLFKDGNLRWNRLESLMINAQNFQSDDIELVFDQIADFIFSPQGEFIRERLIHEIIDSVDILSHRIWFDLSMIIRKQIGLTRQNSVQQLKNDDSLKHLKNILIILNDLPDFKAIHVSSLLIKLLKKQETKRIGAEIIDGFAQKTMARLVRNFLSGINQSK, encoded by the coding sequence ATGCTCCATTCAATTCTTTTTCTAGAGAACTTGAATTTTAAAATAGCTAAAATAAACATATACTCTAATCATCCCTTTAAAGAAAGTAAAGAAGATTTAGATAATTATATCGAGAAAAACTACCGGTATAATCCAGAAGCAATCAATAAATATTATCGCAAACACATCTTTAAGGTTGCTAAACGATTGATTCTTCTTCTTTCTTCCTTTTCATCTTTTACCTTTAAATTATGGTGGGGCAGATTAATAGGCAAAAATATTAAAGAAGATATTAATCAGGCGATTCATTTAAGAGAAATTTTAACTAAATTAGGTCCAACTTATATTAAGATTGGCCAGGCTTTGTCCACTCGACCTGACTTAGTTCCTCCAGTTTATTTAAATGAGTTAACTTGTTTACAGGATAAACTGCCATCTTTTCCTGATGAAATAGCTTATCGTTTCATCAAGGAAGAATTAGGCCATAGTGCTCAATCAATTTATCAAGAGCTATCAGATACACCTATAGCTGCTGCTTCATTAGGCCAAGTATATAAAGGAAAATTAGCAACAGGAGAGCTAGTTGCGATTAAAGTACAAAGACCCGGACTACTTCACTGCATTACACTAGATATTTATATTCTTCGACATATTTCTCATTGGTTACAGAATCATTTCTCTTTTATTCATTCTGATTTAGTAGCTATTACGGATGAATTGGCTGAACGTATTTTTGAAGAGATTGATTATGTTAAAGAAGGAAATAATGCTGAAGAATTTGCTAGGCATTATAGTCATTTACCAGAGATCTATGTTCCTAAAATTCATTGGAAGTATACGGCCAGAAGGGTGTTGACAATGGAATGGATTGAAGGAACAAAATTAACTCATATAGAAGAAATTCAGGCTCAAGGAATTGAAGCAACACATTTAGTAGAGATAGGCGTTCATTGTTCTTTGTGTCAGTTGCTCGAATATGGTCTTTTTCATGCAGATCCTCATCCTGGTAATTTACTAGCAATGAAAGACGGTAAATTAGCTTATCTTGATTTTGGAATGATGAGTCGTATTGAGAGTTATCAAAGATATGGTTTTATAGAAGCAGTTGTTCACTTAGTCAATAGAGATTTTGATGCTTTAGCTCATGATTATGTAAAATTAGGTTTTTTGGAGCCTGAAGTAGATTTAACTCCCATCACAATTGCTTTAAAAGAAATATTTAGTAATGCTTTAGGTTCAAGTGTAGCTGAATTGAACTTCAAGAACATTACTGATCAGATGTCAAATATAATGTATGACTTTCCTTTTAAAGTTCCTGCTTATTATGCATTAATTTTAAGATCAATGGTAACCCTTGAAGGTATAGCGATTGGAATTGATCCTAACTTCAAAGTATTGAGTAAAGCATATTCATATGTTGCTAAACGTCTATTAACTGATTCTTCACCTGAATTAAGAATATCTTTGAAAGATTTATTATTTAAAGACGGAAATCTACGTTGGAATAGGTTAGAGAGTCTAATGATAAATGCACAAAATTTTCAAAGCGATGATATTGAACTAGTATTTGACCAAATTGCAGATTTTATTTTTTCTCCACAAGGAGAATTTATTCGAGAACGATTAATTCATGAAATAATTGATTCTGTAGATATTCTCAGTCATCGAATCTGGTTTGATTTATCTATGATAATCCGTAAACAGATAGGTCTAACAAGGCAAAATAGTGTTCAGCAATTAAAAAATGACGATAGTTTAAAGCATTTAAAAAATATTCTGATAATCTTAAATGATTTACCTGATTTTAAAGCTATACATGTGTCTTCTTTATTAATTAAACTACTAAAAAAACAAGAGACTAAACGAATAGGAGCAGAAATTATTGATGGATTTGCACAGAAAACTATGGCTCGCTTAGTTCGTAATTTTTTATCAGGAATAAATCAATCTAAATAG
- the aat gene encoding leucyl/phenylalanyl-tRNA--protein transferase, translating into MKLINNLELIIKGYTQGYFLMGDEFKVLNWYSSYQRTLIPLDERFRYPKSLQRILNQEQFSISINKKFLEVCQGCAERETTWITPELIQIYYQLHLNGFAHSFETWQGDQLAGGILGIAIGSAFIGESMFYRIPNGSKVAMVKLVEHLRSVKFTLFDVQLQNNHLERFGSYVINNNEYKRLLCEALNNTCFFIN; encoded by the coding sequence ATGAAGCTTATTAACAACTTAGAGCTAATTATAAAGGGATACACTCAAGGGTATTTTTTAATGGGTGATGAGTTTAAAGTATTGAATTGGTATTCAAGCTATCAAAGAACTTTAATCCCTTTAGATGAGCGTTTTCGATATCCTAAGTCTTTACAACGTATCTTGAATCAAGAGCAATTTTCAATTTCAATTAATAAAAAATTTTTAGAAGTTTGTCAAGGTTGTGCGGAAAGAGAAACTACTTGGATAACTCCTGAATTAATTCAAATCTATTACCAATTGCACTTAAATGGTTTTGCTCATAGTTTTGAGACTTGGCAGGGGGATCAATTAGCTGGAGGAATTTTAGGAATTGCGATTGGAAGCGCTTTTATAGGAGAATCAATGTTCTACCGTATACCAAATGGTTCCAAAGTGGCGATGGTTAAATTAGTAGAGCATTTAAGATCTGTAAAATTCACATTATTTGATGTTCAATTACAGAATAATCACTTAGAAAGATTTGGCTCGTATGTGATAAATAATAATGAATATAAAAGGCTTTTATGCGAAGCATTGAATAATACTTGCTTTTTTATTAATTAA
- the ctpB gene encoding carboxyl-terminal processing protease CtpB gives MKYSIKSLHAYKSLLWSSTVGILSTLIVISPSLGFDIPEDNPKAVIDEIWQIVNNEFVDLEFNRINWKEKRQELLSQKYKNSKQAYKIISEALKKLGDPYTRFLPPQEFSMLTSQTSGELSGIGIRLAIDRRTSELYVVETIRSSPAMEAGLKRGDRLIRINGQPTALMTLEQAQEAIFGKLGTEVNLQLSRRDKGIFQVTLKRTQIQIASVSYHLQEERLHSIGYIKLDEFSSHATEQMKQAIDELRKQEVSGFILDLRGNPGGLLFSSVNIARLWLEKGKIVSTIDRKGGNQNFSANGTSLTSLPLVVLVNKWSASASEILAGALKENNRATVIGTTTYGKGTVQSVHSLSDGSGLAVTIARYYPPSGKDINYKGITPNIYLDLTVQEQVRLKNDPTLVGTKADPQYIKALSVLREHIIPISKDFILLNTSSI, from the coding sequence ATGAAATATTCAATAAAATCATTACATGCTTATAAGTCATTGTTATGGAGTAGTACCGTAGGAATATTATCCACATTGATAGTTATTTCTCCTAGTTTAGGCTTCGATATCCCTGAGGACAATCCCAAAGCTGTAATAGACGAAATTTGGCAAATTGTGAACAATGAGTTTGTAGATTTAGAATTTAACCGAATTAACTGGAAAGAGAAAAGACAAGAATTGTTGTCTCAAAAATATAAAAACTCTAAACAAGCATACAAAATTATTAGTGAAGCTTTAAAAAAGTTAGGAGATCCATATACTCGATTTTTACCTCCTCAAGAGTTCTCTATGCTTACCAGCCAGACATCAGGAGAGCTTTCAGGAATTGGTATTAGATTGGCAATTGACAGAAGAACTAGTGAGTTATACGTAGTAGAAACAATTAGAAGCTCTCCTGCCATGGAAGCAGGACTTAAACGTGGTGATCGTCTAATTCGTATTAATGGTCAACCAACTGCATTAATGACTCTAGAACAAGCCCAAGAAGCTATCTTTGGAAAGCTAGGAACTGAAGTTAACTTACAATTATCACGTCGTGACAAAGGAATTTTCCAAGTTACTCTTAAACGTACTCAAATACAAATTGCTTCTGTAAGTTATCATCTCCAAGAAGAAAGGCTTCATAGCATAGGATATATTAAGCTTGATGAATTTAGTTCGCATGCAACTGAGCAAATGAAACAAGCAATTGATGAGCTTAGAAAACAAGAAGTTTCTGGATTTATTTTAGATTTGAGAGGAAATCCTGGTGGTTTACTGTTTTCGAGTGTCAACATTGCTCGTCTCTGGCTTGAAAAAGGAAAAATTGTCAGTACAATTGATCGTAAAGGAGGCAATCAAAATTTTTCAGCCAACGGTACATCTTTAACAAGTTTACCTTTAGTTGTTTTAGTTAATAAATGGTCTGCAAGTGCTAGTGAAATATTAGCTGGTGCTTTAAAAGAAAATAATCGTGCTACTGTAATTGGCACCACAACCTATGGGAAAGGGACTGTACAATCAGTTCATTCATTATCTGATGGTTCAGGCTTGGCAGTTACTATTGCTCGTTACTATCCACCTAGTGGTAAAGACATTAACTATAAAGGAATTACTCCAAATATTTATTTGGATTTAACTGTGCAAGAACAAGTTCGTCTAAAAAATGATCCAACTTTAGTAGGAACTAAAGCAGATCCTCAGTATATTAAAGCTCTTTCTGTCTTGCGAGAACATATTATCCCCATATCAAAAGATTTTATTTTACTAAATACTTCAAGTATTTAG
- a CDS encoding diacylglycerol/polyprenol kinase family protein, with the protein MYFSSFIDALYPFCFPIFLIISYLITVLAIAEFLKHSWNIRTEITRKIVHIASGNVILIAWKSQLPAWILIIGSVISMILVLTSYVSSLFPSINDIKRISFGTLFYACSIGILSYFFWHQKEIQYVVIGILTMTWGDGMAAVIGQKFGKHTYQILNVNKSWEGSLAMMGVSFVVCSIVLFFVGEPSSKIFTISLITSIVATVLEIFSSFGIDNLTVPLGSAYISFYLTNL; encoded by the coding sequence TTGTATTTTTCTTCTTTTATTGATGCTTTATATCCCTTTTGCTTTCCTATCTTTCTAATTATTTCTTATTTAATCACTGTACTTGCAATAGCTGAATTTTTAAAACATTCTTGGAATATAAGAACGGAAATTACTAGAAAAATTGTCCATATTGCTTCTGGTAATGTAATTTTAATTGCATGGAAATCACAACTACCTGCATGGATATTAATAATAGGTTCTGTAATATCTATGATATTAGTTCTAACCTCTTATGTTTCTTCTCTTTTTCCTAGTATAAATGACATAAAAAGAATAAGTTTTGGAACATTGTTCTATGCATGTAGCATTGGTATTTTAAGTTATTTCTTCTGGCATCAAAAAGAAATCCAGTATGTAGTTATCGGTATTCTAACAATGACCTGGGGTGATGGTATGGCAGCCGTTATTGGACAAAAATTTGGGAAACATACTTACCAGATATTAAATGTTAACAAAAGTTGGGAAGGATCTCTTGCAATGATGGGGGTAAGCTTTGTTGTTTGTAGTATAGTCCTCTTTTTTGTAGGGGAGCCGTCTTCAAAAATTTTCACAATATCTCTAATCACTTCCATAGTTGCCACAGTACTCGAAATATTTTCCAGCTTTGGGATTGATAACTTAACGGTTCCCCTAGGTAGTGCATATATATCTTTTTATTTAACTAATTTATAG
- a CDS encoding GNAT family N-acetyltransferase → MRKKNTVQSRIFFTKERKIDLHDLEELCDSVGWSRRPLRKIQRALKNSFIIVSAWEIRKNQRRLIGFARATSDHAFNATIWDVVIHPRFQSQGLGKGMISYMIRHLKNEDISNITLFADPQVVDFYCRLGFVIEPEGIKGMFWYPN, encoded by the coding sequence TTGAGAAAAAAGAACACAGTCCAATCTCGTATTTTCTTTACAAAAGAAAGAAAAATTGATTTACATGATTTAGAAGAACTTTGCGATTCTGTAGGATGGAGCCGTCGTCCTCTTCGAAAGATCCAAAGAGCGCTAAAAAACAGTTTCATAATAGTTTCTGCATGGGAAATTAGAAAAAACCAGCGACGTCTAATTGGATTTGCTCGCGCAACTTCAGATCATGCATTTAATGCAACTATTTGGGATGTAGTTATTCATCCTAGATTTCAAAGTCAAGGATTAGGCAAAGGAATGATAAGCTATATGATCAGACATTTAAAAAATGAAGATATTAGTAATATTACACTTTTTGCGGATCCTCAAGTAGTTGATTTTTACTGTCGTTTAGGATTCGTAATTGAACCAGAAGGAATAAAAGGAATGTTTTGGTACCCTAATTAA
- the petA gene encoding cytochrome f yields MRISDFSAIWSTGKQTLLKSFLLGVTTIVLLICNCFVFTQTATAYPFWAQETAPETPREATGKIVCANCHLGQKPAEVEIPHSVLPDTVFKAVVKIPYDLNSQQILGDGSKGGLNVGAVLMLPEGFKIAPPERISEELKEEMGSVFFQSYREDQENVVLVGPLPGEEYQEIIFPVLSPSPAVDKNIHFGKYQVHLGANRGRGQVYPTGQLSNNNVFKASQAGNITQIIDQEDGGHNVTIATSDGNIEEKIPAGPELIVSEGNEVEAGQPLTNNPNVGGFGQKDTEVVLQNPDRIKGLMLFLAGIMLVQILLVIKKKQVERVQAADMNF; encoded by the coding sequence ATGAGAATATCCGATTTTTCGGCAATTTGGTCTACAGGTAAGCAAACTTTACTAAAGTCATTTTTATTAGGAGTGACGACAATTGTTTTGCTGATTTGTAATTGTTTTGTTTTTACTCAAACTGCAACTGCTTATCCCTTTTGGGCCCAAGAAACTGCTCCAGAGACTCCTAGAGAAGCTACAGGAAAAATTGTCTGTGCTAACTGCCATCTAGGACAAAAACCTGCTGAAGTAGAAATCCCACATTCCGTTTTACCTGACACAGTTTTTAAAGCTGTTGTTAAAATTCCTTATGATCTAAATTCACAACAGATACTTGGGGATGGTTCTAAAGGAGGACTTAATGTAGGAGCTGTTTTAATGTTACCAGAAGGTTTTAAAATTGCTCCTCCTGAACGAATCTCTGAAGAACTTAAAGAAGAAATGGGTAGTGTCTTCTTTCAAAGCTATCGTGAAGATCAAGAAAATGTTGTTCTTGTAGGTCCTCTGCCTGGAGAAGAATATCAGGAAATTATTTTTCCAGTATTATCTCCTAGTCCTGCTGTTGATAAAAATATCCATTTCGGCAAGTATCAAGTTCATCTAGGTGCTAATCGTGGTCGTGGACAAGTATATCCAACTGGACAATTAAGTAACAATAATGTTTTCAAAGCTTCACAAGCAGGAAATATTACTCAAATTATCGATCAAGAAGATGGTGGACATAACGTAACTATTGCTACTTCTGACGGCAACATTGAGGAAAAAATACCTGCAGGGCCTGAACTAATTGTTTCCGAAGGAAATGAAGTTGAAGCTGGACAACCTCTAACTAACAATCCAAATGTAGGTGGCTTTGGACAAAAAGATACGGAAGTTGTTTTACAAAATCCAGATCGTATAAAAGGTCTAATGCTTTTCCTAGCTGGAATAATGTTAGTACAAATTCTCTTAGTTATTAAGAAGAAGCAAGTAGAACGAGTTCAAGCAGCTGATATGAACTTTTAA